The genomic DNA CTAGGCTCTTTGCCAAATAGACCAATGTGGTAAAACTATAAAATCATATCCCCTTTTGATGTATACTAATAATGTATTTGTGATTTGCTTAATTGATGGGCTAAATGTTCTTGTAGACAATATAACTTTTAGTGCCACCATACGGGCTTCATTTGGTGATTCAGCAAGAATAATCAAGTGTAAAATCTACAACAATCAATTAAGTTCGTTCTGGTTTTATATCTTAAGAGttttattttaactaaattgtagatttatatattaatgtatgtgagatgatattttttgtttttctggaCGGATACCTATTATGTGAAATCTTCGAAGCACTTTGTTCTTGCTTTCCTCTAGTTTATTCCCAACCCAGGTCAAAACATTGCAGATGCTGTTAAAAACCAAACTCGGTATCTGTAATTATTAGATTGTTCCAGTTGTTGAGGATTCACTGAACCAGTGGTTAAATGTTACAAAACACCGTCAAACATTTTTATTGAGTTGTAATAATAACCgcaattaagaagaaaaaaattggttgttttatttatcaaaGAATAAACTTTACTACTAACAATAATATAATAGTATATGGAAACATGATATGCCATTCTTAGAATCAATGCCTTAACACTTTATTTTTGTGGATGGTATTGTCCTGTTTGATGGATGAATGAAGAGGAGTATATTATAAACTTGATTTGGGGAGAAAGGgttaaaattaaagtgatttttttcaCGGGTAAGAGATATTTATGGCAAACATGTTCAATAAGAATAGAGTTAACAATGTTTAGGAGGTTAAAAATTGCCGAGTTTAGGTATCGTGGACCCTCCCTACGAACTTTTGgtgatattaaaaattattgtttggCAAATCTTGTTGAATCATCtacttaaaatcaattatagtaaaaagagagaaaggcggtgacaaacaattttttattttataaaaaatggtttaagTCGGAGAAAGGATAAGGAAGATAttatgagaaagaagaaaaacaaaataacccCCTCACGCTCAGGCCCATGCCCAATGGGCATGAAGCGTGGCAATGCGGAATCTGAACAAGCTTCCAatctaaccgatgtgggactaaatccaccccctcaaagacAAGCCAACTAGGGGCAGATTGCATCACAATTTTAAGGTGGAATTACCAACCCACCCCCTCACGCTCAGGCCCATGCCCAATGGGCATGAAGCGTGGCAATGCGGAATCCCGACAACGTTAGATCctggataggctctgataccatgttgaaatttggggcctaactcatccttacaaaaccggcttgtatggtgaggagtgcctcctctttataaactctgaTCAAGCTTCCAatctaaccgatgtgggactaaatccaccccctcaaagacAAGCCAACATAAGGCAACTAGGGGCAGATCGCATCACAATTTTAAGGTGGAATTACCAACCCACCCCCTCACATTCGGGGCGGGATTTCCTACACACCTAAGGTGGAATTACCAACCCACCCCCTCATGTTCGGGGCGGGATTTCCAACAAGTACTGACGCCTAACTCACTGTATACTAATGTTTTTGAATATAAAACATGTAGTTATTTTGTGAAGAAtctgtatattttttaatattccaATGTGATTAGAATGCTTTACAACTTAAGAGGTTTGAATACAACTTGTACCTTTTGGTATAAACATGTAAGAATGCTACTTTTCAATTTATTTGGCATAAGAGTCACAAGTCACAACCTTTCCATCTTTTGTTCTTTTCCAAGTGTTAATATACAAATCGTTTCCTTTTGCCTAAATCCATTTCAACACATGGCTTTTTTTTACTCTGGGATATTTGTGGCTTTAAAAGTTGCAGCATGTTCTTTGCATCCAAGTTCCAACCAGCTCTAAATACTACTTTTATCCAATATTGTCCAAGAAGTATGTTCttagtttgaatttttaagAGTTGCAATTATGTATTTATTGTGTTTTATAACCTTTTATGCATATCTATATACGTGTTCTAGATGCATTGGATCCTGTTATTTTCAATAGTTGTATTATCAGATATGTGTATCATATTCTGTACCAGTATTGTATATTTGCTTCATTGGATCTGATTATGTTACTCATAGAAAGAAGATCATAATTATAAGATTAAAgaagataatatatttataatataatataatataatataatataatataatataagagTATGTTTCATTAGTTAATATCCCTTGATTTGGTTTTGTTCACTTTACTTTTCATATCCTTTGGCTCTTATATGTATCAactaattttcaaaacttatCACGAAAGATCCGATAATTTCTTGGATACCTAAGCCTTATGACAAGAATTCCTTTTCTCCCTAGTTTTTCCCTTAAGATTCATCTTGGAAAACTAATCCTCCACATTCAACTATTCTACCACCTGGCCATAAAAGTTAACTCTGTTTGGACTTACATTGCTTTAAATGTGGCCGTGGGTGGTGTGGGTTCTCATATTACAGTCTTCCACATGGAAGCAACAACTGCATTGACTTTGGTCCTCCGGGTGTTATGTTGCTACTCACATCAGCATATTCTTATTTTTGGACCATTAATGTGgtattagtaaataaaatattgctATTGAAATCACATTTGTATGTTTCCTTGATAATCAAGTATTTCAAAGATTAAATTAAGTGGTTGCTAAATGGGAAATCCTATTGcttgtttataatttttaaattgtcaaTACTTCAGTCTGGTAAATGAGTATTTTGTATAACTATAACGGCTAAAATTGAACTCAATAAAGCATTACAAAAACTGTTCTACATAGTTCCCAATGCAAGTAGAATTTGTGCCACCGTGTACATTGAATATTATTGTGATTCATCAATGTATTTTTGTACATAAAAGCTTTCTTTAATAATGTCACTTGGTGAGATTAATTGTGCGGTTCTTatatagagtttttttttttttaataatggttTGATATGCTAGATGGATAACACAACTACACAAGTCCAGTTTCACTCTTAATCTCCCTTAAGAAAGTTTGCATAATACAGATATCTGTTTACTAATATGGTGTCCTGAAGTATTCATTAAAACATTTTATCATAGCggtgattttaaaataaatgaataatctTATTTGTTTGGGGGATgtgtttaattttgttgttgttgggctATATCAGGTATTTCCTCTACTTATCGAGAAGTTCTCTCTTGAGGAACAAGCATCCTTAGTTTGGCAGTTTCTTTGTAGTATTCCAGTGAATATGATTGCAGAATTTCTTCCCTGGCTTTCAACATCTATATCAGCTGATGAATCTCAGGATTTACGAGATTTCTTAATCAAGATTGTGCCCGAGGAAAGGCTTCTTCAAAAGGTGTGGTTTTCAAATGCTGCTTTAGAGCATTGTTGTTCCATTTTCTATGTTAATAATGTCATTTTTTGTGCTAAATACAGAACCTCGTTGAGTAAATCACGAGAACTAAGAAAATTGATAGTAGTATTGAGTTTGTTGACCATTGATATTGTTTTACAAGTTTAACCTTCAGGAGAAAAAAATAGTTCATGTTTTTACATAGTTATGGGTATGTtgataatgaaataattaatgtagtttgaaatttgaaaggggTCTTATAGAAAGGGACAAGGAAAAATCTCAAGTGTCCTATATTTAGAGACGGAGTAGTATAAACAGATCTTCAACAAGGAGAGTCTGTTAGGAAGAATAAGAGGGAGTCTGAGAAATTAGAGCCCAATAGCATTATTAATATAAGCATAAGTTTTTTTATCGATAGACATAATAGGAAAACCATAGTAACTGTTTGGTTGGTTACTGTGCAAAGGGAGTAATTTATAAAGCAGTTACTGAGTATAATTGGAAGGGGACATCActtgttttgagaaaaagagaaagaagaggcCAGTTCTCTCAAATTTTTGATGACGGAAACAATCCTTCTCTGTGCTATTGTGTTCTTCATGGATTGGTTGGTACTATTGTAAGGTACTGATTGTTCACAATAAAGATTACCCTCGTGTCTAATATTCTGGTCcagttttattatttataaagttTGAATTGTAATCGTaatttatcttatcttattctTGCTTATTGAAGGTTGTTTTCACCTGGATGGAAGGGAGAAGTAGTGTTAGCAGAAGTCAAAGTAgtgctaacacaattcaaagtTGTGCAGATCATTCTCAAGTTCAATGTTGTTCTAGTCCATTAACCCATCAGGTTGGAAGAGTAAATTGTATATGCGAGTCCACAACTACTGGAAAAAGGAAACATTCTGGATCTATGCTAGATGTTTCTGATGCCACTGGAACACATCCAATAGATGAGATATTACTCTGGcataatgcaataaaaaaagagttaagTGAGATAGCAGTGGAAACCAGGAGGATACAACACTCTGGAGATTTTACTGATATATCAGCTTTTAATGACAGATTGCAATTCATTGCCGACGTTTGCATATTTCATAGGTATTGCATTAATTTTGTATTAACAATGTTCGTCTTGTTAAAGCATCATATGTTTCTTCAGTTAAACAATTCCATACTACAATTTATTGTAAACACCATCCGACTTTTCTGCTGAAATTCTTTTCTCTGTGAATACAGTATTGCCGAGGACAAGGTTATTTTTCCCGCGGTAGATGGAgaactttctttctttcaggAGCATGCTGAAGAAGAAAGCCAGTTTAATGACTTTCGGTGTTTGATTGAAAGTATTCTAAGTGAAGGAGCATCGTCTAATTCAGAAGTTGAATTTTATTCCAAGTTATGCTCACATGCTGATCATATAATGGAAACCATTCAGAGGCATTTCCATAATGAAGAAGTTCAGGTGAGCCATCATTGCTCATGTGGTGAACTTTTTGAGTGACTAGCATAAGATGTAAATGTGTTAAgcaaatgcaattttaattacaaCAGGAAGATCAGTCAAATGGTGAGATTTGAGTGTCATATTTGCATAAGTTGGTAAATATAAACAACTGTTTTACCGTTTTTGAGTAACTAACTTCTATTGGAGGAAAAGCATGGCATGGATATTTCTGTATAAGATATTAGcaatgtttgtttaattatacttaaactcttaaattttttagcgattttttttacctaagtttagaacactatgaaaggtttatatactaaaatttagaattttttaacataaaatgagttaaatatgaattttttaaaacagcaaaagttaaagataaaagtaacaaaaatctggatgtaaaaatcaaattttgcgataATATTTTGTGGAGGAGCTATTAGTAACGTTCTAAACACATGCAAAATAATGTTCgaaaacttaagagtttaagcataattaaacaaatttgaattgagtagggactaatactgagtgcaattttgtttttatagagactaaaaaacctattaaaattaagtaaggactaaacttagaagacctcaattttatagggaccaaaaacatatttaacccttaaagtTTTAATCTATCTAACATGTGCATGCGTACTTCGATCTATAGGTTCTTCCACTTGCAAGAAAGCACTTTAGCTTTAGAAGACAATGTGAACTTCTCTATCAAAGCTTATGCATGATGCCTCTGAAATTGATTGAAAGAGTCCTACCATGGTTGGTAGGATCTTTAAAGGTAGAAGAAGCAAAAATGTTCCTGAGAAATATGCAATTTGCAGGTTCCTATGTCTATTTTTTACTTCCCTTCCTTCTAAAGAAACGGTgtttccaagttttttttttttgttaatctaTGTTTGACAACTTAATCTTTTTCAGCTCCAGCAACAGATTCTGCTCTGGTCACACTCTTCAGTGGTTGGGCATGCAAGGCTCGTAATGAAGGCATGTGTTTGTCTTCAGGAACATCAGATTGCTGTCCTGCTCAAAGACTTTCTGatattgaagaaaatattgatcGGCCATCCAGTGTTTGTTCCTCCGCATCATCTCGAAGACATTGCTCGGTAATACTTGAGTCAGATGGCAACAAAAGACCAGTCAAGCGAAACACGTTTAAGTTGAACAATGGAGATGTAACTGAAATTTCAGAGACTGAAAGTATCCAGAAACAATGCTGTAGTCCTCGGTCTTGTTGTGTGCCAGGTTTAGGAGTAAACAGTAACAATTTGAGGCTTAGTTCAATTTCAACAGCCAAGTCCTTGCGCTCCTTGTCTTTCAGCTCTTCTGCTCCATCTCTCAATTCCAGTCTTTTCATATGGGAAACAGAGAGCAGCTCATGCGATGTTGGCTCTGCAGAAAGACCAATTGATACCATATTTAAATTCCATAAAGCTATACGTAAAGACTTGGAGTATTTAGATGTTGAATCTGGAAAGCTGAGTGATAGTGACGAGACCATTATTCGGCAATTTAGTGGAAGGTTTCGTCTTTTGTGGGGTTTATATAGAGCTCATAGTAACGCAGAAGATGATATAGTATTTCCAGCATTAGAATCCAAAGAGGCCCTTCACAATGTGAGCCATTCATACATGTTGGACCATAAGCAGGAAGAACAATTGTTTGAAGATATTTCCTTCGTTCTTTCTGAGTTTTCTGTCCTTCATGAAGCCTTGCAGTTGACCCATATGGCAGACAATTTGAGTGATAGTAATTTTGGAACTTCTGACGtcaatgatggtgatgatgtcAAGAAGTATAACGAACTTGCAACAAAGCTCCAGGGGATGTGTAAATCCATAAGAGTGACCCTGGATCAGCATATTTTCAGAGAAGAGCGTGAACTCTGGCCATTGTTTGGGAAACATTTCTCTGTGGAAGAACAAGATAAGATAGTAGGCCGGATAATTGGAACTACAGGTGCTGAAGTTCTCCAGTCAATGTTACCGTGGGTAACTTCCGCACTTACTCAGGATGAACAGAATAAAATGATGGATACATGGAAGCAGGCAACTAAGAATACCATGTTCAATGAATGGCTTAATGAATGCTGGAAAGAGAGTCCAGAATCTATATCACAGACAGAAACATCACATTGTAGCACGTCTCATAGAGGTTTCTAATTGCTTATAGCTTCTTTCATTTTTGTGGACTTTGTGGGATGGATAGTGGATACTATAGTgtgttttgttattttccagGTTCTGAGTATCAGGAATGCTTGGACTACAATGATCAAATGTTTAAGCCAGGTTGGAAAGACATATTCCGGATGAATCAGAATGAACTTGAGTCAGAGATCCGGAAGGTTTATCGTGACTCAACTCTTGATCCTAGGAGAAAGGCATATCTTGTGCAGAATCTTTTGACAAGGTTGCTTCCGGTGTCCAGAATTCtctgattttattatttgatggGCCataattatctatatttatttgattggaTTTTACCTATTGTCACCAAGCTCCAATTGTTGATTAGTTATTTTTGTATTCTAGTCGTTGGATAGCTGCCCAGCAGAAATCACCTAAACCTCCATCTGAAGGATCATCTAACGGGGTCAAAATAGAAGGACACTCACCATCATTTCGGGACCCAGGAGAACTTGTATTTGGGTGTGAGCACTATAAGAGAAATTGCAAGCTTCGAGCTGCATGCTGTGGCAAGTTATTTACTTGCAGATTTTGTCATGACAACGTGAGCGATCACTCAATGGATAGGTAGGTTTCTGTTGGCAATTCTTATGTTTTATAGTAGTAAATACTTCTAATCCCTAGACTCCACTATGGCTGGAGCTTTCTAGTCTTAGTTTGCCCATTAATATACATCTAACATCTGCTTGATGATTACAGAAAAGCAACATCAGAAATGATGTGTATGCGCTGCCTGAATATACAGCCAATTGGGCCTATATGCATGACACCTTCATGTAATGCACTTTCAATGGCAAAGTACTATTGCAGTATATGCAAATTTTTCGATGATGAAAGGTACCTTATGTTTCTTACATCACTTCAAAATTTGTTATTGAAATTGCCTCTGTCTTCCTTTTTTGAGGGTTGGGGTCTAAACGGGATCAATCCATGGACTGATCATCTTGAGATTCTCAATTCATTGCAGTAGGACTGAGATTGACAATTTATGAACAATTTAAGGAGGTTCATGCCATTTTAGGGGAGAAAGTATTTTTATATGTGAACtgattcaaagaaaaaaaatggttgatCATCAATGATAGAAAGTCAATTCAAATGGAAAATTGATAAGAAGAATCAAAATAATAGAACTATTTTACCTTTTGGGATTAAATTAGGTGAAGAACAAATTCTAAGATAACTAATAAGTTTTAACTAACTaaatggacaaaaaaatttctaactAAATGGACTACTTGACTAACAGaacaattgtcatttttttgtcACATCCTATCAATACATTCATCCTTGAAAGTCCACTTTTCCCTCGAGGTGGGAATTGGGATCCTTGTTGTTAGAGAATTTCCACTTATAATTTCTCAACCGTGATTTTCCTTTCTTAATCTTTGTAACCTCCCCATTCCCTTCCACTTGTTCATCTTTTGCCATGATCATGCACGACTCGCATACTTTTTTCCAAGCATTTTAGCATCTTTTACATATTCCTCAGAAGGCAACTATCAAGCACCTATCTAATGTTGTCCAGGaagcggggggggggggggggatttGTTGGACTATTAGCTGCTTGTTTAACACATTCTCTCTGACAAAGGACAGTCAAGTTCAGTGTCTGCCATGAAGAACTGGTTTGTGGGTTGGAGCACAGATGGCTAACTCAAAAAGTACTGTGTATAGAGCAAGGCTTCGGTACTTCTAGACCTGGCAGCTATAGTTTGATTTTGAGACCACCGTGAGATGAAGTTTGGGCCATGAAAGATGGCAGCATTAGAAGCGGATCTTCTGCCACCAGGATTTGCTGCCCAATCAACATCACAATAGGCTTAGAGGGTGAAGCGTTGATTGGGAGTAATAGAGAATTAATTGCAATCCATGGTAGGGAGTTCCTTTTAATGCACCCTTGTTTAAATTAAGGTTTTGGCTCAAGGTGCTCTTGACTGACCCATGCTTAGCTGCTCAAGTCAGGGTAGGTGAGCCCCGTTAGATTGACCCACTTGTGATGCAATCCTCTATCCTCCACAACAATGAAAACCGGCGCTTGAAAGTTGATAATCTAAATCCTCCTTGGCAGACCTTGCTTAGTTCAGCTCTTGAAACATTTCTGAGGTTATGTGGCCTTATTTTGCAATTTACCTCTTGTTGTAGATAGCAGGGGAAATATCCGAGTCATTGCTTTTCAAAATCCAAGGGTCTTTTTATGCTAGAACCAGTGCACTATTGCCCCTTCCATACTGATGAACACAAACTACACTTCCTCACTGGGCTTGATTGTTGTATCCTATAAAGTTTCTCCACCCTAGTAATTCTCCCTAAGGGATCTTTTTCATTAGAAGTAAAAAGCTCCACCTTTCTTACCATGATGAATTTGGTACTcagaaaattatcatttttgttctCTCTATTCTTCCTTCCATCTAGAACTTGGAGGCCGATTCCATCCTCCTCCATTGCCATCCACCCTTACTACATCATACCTCATTGATTTCATTGAACCCTGTCTTGATCTCCGTTTGAAAGTTTCCCACGGTTATATAATATCTTTTCAAGAAAATGACGCGAGAATCCTCGGTGAAGAAATAAGGAGATCTTTCTATATTGAAATATCAGTTGAAAAAATCATAGGAAATTCCTGGATCACCTGGTAAGAATGTGGAGAAGAACCAAAACAGAATGGTTCCACCTACTATAGTTGAGAACTTGTGATCCCTGCTCCTAAATGCCCTAACCAATATGTCCACTAAGTACTCCACAGCCTCCAAGCGAACAATACAATAAATATGAACTTTAGAGAAGTTGAGTGAAAATTGATACAAAGAATCAAGAGTCGAACTATTTTATTGAAAACTAAACTGTAATGGAGAATAGAATTCTTTTCAAGGGTATTCCCCTtc from Medicago truncatula cultivar Jemalong A17 chromosome 8, MtrunA17r5.0-ANR, whole genome shotgun sequence includes the following:
- the LOC11414377 gene encoding zinc finger protein BRUTUS isoform X1, with the translated sequence MATPLDGGGGVALLSNSAANKVDSSSTINGGLKCSKLDSPILIFLFFHKAIRNELDVLHRLAMSFATGNRSDIRPLFDRYHFLNSIYRHHSNAEDEVIFPALDRRVKNVAQTYSLEHKGESNLFDHLFELLNSSTKNDEGFPRELASCTGALQTSVSQHLAKEEEQVFPLLIEKFSLEEQASLVWQFLCSIPVNMIAEFLPWLSTSISADESQDLRDFLIKIVPEERLLQKVVFTWMEGRSSVSRSQSSANTIQSCADHSQVQCCSSPLTHQVGRVNCICESTTTGKRKHSGSMLDVSDATGTHPIDEILLWHNAIKKELSEIAVETRRIQHSGDFTDISAFNDRLQFIADVCIFHSIAEDKVIFPAVDGELSFFQEHAEEESQFNDFRCLIESILSEGASSNSEVEFYSKLCSHADHIMETIQRHFHNEEVQVLPLARKHFSFRRQCELLYQSLCMMPLKLIERVLPWLVGSLKVEEAKMFLRNMQFAAPATDSALVTLFSGWACKARNEGMCLSSGTSDCCPAQRLSDIEENIDRPSSVCSSASSRRHCSVILESDGNKRPVKRNTFKLNNGDVTEISETESIQKQCCSPRSCCVPGLGVNSNNLRLSSISTAKSLRSLSFSSSAPSLNSSLFIWETESSSCDVGSAERPIDTIFKFHKAIRKDLEYLDVESGKLSDSDETIIRQFSGRFRLLWGLYRAHSNAEDDIVFPALESKEALHNVSHSYMLDHKQEEQLFEDISFVLSEFSVLHEALQLTHMADNLSDSNFGTSDVNDGDDVKKYNELATKLQGMCKSIRVTLDQHIFREERELWPLFGKHFSVEEQDKIVGRIIGTTGAEVLQSMLPWVTSALTQDEQNKMMDTWKQATKNTMFNEWLNECWKESPESISQTETSHCSTSHRGSEYQECLDYNDQMFKPGWKDIFRMNQNELESEIRKVYRDSTLDPRRKAYLVQNLLTSRWIAAQQKSPKPPSEGSSNGVKIEGHSPSFRDPGELVFGCEHYKRNCKLRAACCGKLFTCRFCHDNVSDHSMDRKATSEMMCMRCLNIQPIGPICMTPSCNALSMAKYYCSICKFFDDERNVYHCPFCNLCRVGQGLGIDYFHCMKCNCCLGIKSLSHKCLEKGLEMNCPICCDDLFTSSATVRALPCGHYMHSACFQAYTRSHYTCPICSKSLGDMAVYFGMLDALLAAEELPEEYRDRHQDILCNDCDRKGTSRFHWLYHKCGSCGSYNTRLIKRETHSSCS
- the LOC11414377 gene encoding zinc finger protein BRUTUS isoform X2; the encoded protein is MEGRSSVSRSQSSANTIQSCADHSQVQCCSSPLTHQVGRVNCICESTTTGKRKHSGSMLDVSDATGTHPIDEILLWHNAIKKELSEIAVETRRIQHSGDFTDISAFNDRLQFIADVCIFHSIAEDKVIFPAVDGELSFFQEHAEEESQFNDFRCLIESILSEGASSNSEVEFYSKLCSHADHIMETIQRHFHNEEVQVLPLARKHFSFRRQCELLYQSLCMMPLKLIERVLPWLVGSLKVEEAKMFLRNMQFAAPATDSALVTLFSGWACKARNEGMCLSSGTSDCCPAQRLSDIEENIDRPSSVCSSASSRRHCSVILESDGNKRPVKRNTFKLNNGDVTEISETESIQKQCCSPRSCCVPGLGVNSNNLRLSSISTAKSLRSLSFSSSAPSLNSSLFIWETESSSCDVGSAERPIDTIFKFHKAIRKDLEYLDVESGKLSDSDETIIRQFSGRFRLLWGLYRAHSNAEDDIVFPALESKEALHNVSHSYMLDHKQEEQLFEDISFVLSEFSVLHEALQLTHMADNLSDSNFGTSDVNDGDDVKKYNELATKLQGMCKSIRVTLDQHIFREERELWPLFGKHFSVEEQDKIVGRIIGTTGAEVLQSMLPWVTSALTQDEQNKMMDTWKQATKNTMFNEWLNECWKESPESISQTETSHCSTSHRGSEYQECLDYNDQMFKPGWKDIFRMNQNELESEIRKVYRDSTLDPRRKAYLVQNLLTSRWIAAQQKSPKPPSEGSSNGVKIEGHSPSFRDPGELVFGCEHYKRNCKLRAACCGKLFTCRFCHDNVSDHSMDRKATSEMMCMRCLNIQPIGPICMTPSCNALSMAKYYCSICKFFDDERNVYHCPFCNLCRVGQGLGIDYFHCMKCNCCLGIKSLSHKCLEKGLEMNCPICCDDLFTSSATVRALPCGHYMHSACFQAYTRSHYTCPICSKSLGDMAVYFGMLDALLAAEELPEEYRDRHQDILCNDCDRKGTSRFHWLYHKCGSCGSYNTRLIKRETHSSCS